The following nucleotide sequence is from Chloroflexota bacterium.
GAGCGTGACGCGATCGTCCGGGTGGCCGCCGAGTGCGCCGAGGATCTTGCGGCCGACGGGGTGGTCTATGCCGAGGTCCGCTACGCCCCGGAGCTCTCCGTCGAGCGTGGACTCTCGCTCGACGAGGTCGTGGAGGCGACCCTCGAGGGGTTCCGGCTCGGCTCGGCGCGAGCTGCTGCGGCAGGTCATCCGATCGTCGTCCGGGCGCTCGTGACCGCCATGCGGCAGGCCGATCGGGCATCGGAGATCGCCGAGCTGGCCCTGCGCCATCGGGACGCCGGCGTGGTGGGCTTCGACATCGCCGGCCCGGAGGCGGGCTATCCGCCGGGTCGGTTCGCGGACGCCTTCCGCCGGCTCACGCACGCGAGCTTCCACCTGACCCTCCACGCCGGCGAGGGATACGGCCTGCCGTCCATCCGCGAGGCGCTCGAGCTCGGCGCCGAGCGCCTCGGTCACGGCGTCCGGATCATCGACGACATCGACGTAGACGGCGACGGTCGCGCCCGCCTCGGACGACTCGCCGCCTACGTCCGGGATCGGCGCATCCCGCTCGAGTTGTGCCCGACCTCGAACGTCCATACCGGGCTCGCGGCGTCCGTCGCGGAGCATCCGATCGATCTCCTCCGGCGGCTCCGCTTCCGCGTCACCGTGAACACGGACAACCGGCTCATGTCCGGGGTCTCCCTGTCGTCCGAGTTCGCCGCCCTCGACGCGGCCTTCTCGATCGGCCTCGGTGAGATGGAGTGGCTCACCCTCAACGCGATGAAGAGTGCGTTCCTTCCGTTCGACGAGCGGCTGCGGATGATCGACGAGGTCATCAAGCCCGGCTACGCGCGGCTGCGGCGGGAGGCCGCCGGCTGACGAAC
It contains:
- a CDS encoding adenosine deaminase yields the protein MLTAEAIRRAPKALLHDHLDGGLRPATIVDLAAESGYRGLPTTDVAELARWIQRGADRKSLELYLETFVHTVGVMQERDAIVRVAAECAEDLAADGVVYAEVRYAPELSVERGLSLDEVVEATLEGFRLGSARAAAAGHPIVVRALVTAMRQADRASEIAELALRHRDAGVVGFDIAGPEAGYPPGRFADAFRRLTHASFHLTLHAGEGYGLPSIREALELGAERLGHGVRIIDDIDVDGDGRARLGRLAAYVRDRRIPLELCPTSNVHTGLAASVAEHPIDLLRRLRFRVTVNTDNRLMSGVSLSSEFAALDAAFSIGLGEMEWLTLNAMKSAFLPFDERLRMIDEVIKPGYARLRREAAG